Proteins encoded by one window of Mariniplasma anaerobium:
- the polA gene encoding DNA polymerase I, translating to MKKITLIDGNSILFRAYYATAYPGAKLMQSSNGTYTNAVFAFVGMFEKMVTSETTDVLVAFDTKEPTKRHIAYEGYKAGRTKMPEELGQQIPLVNQYIDLNGVVAYSKAGYEADDIIGTLAKQASAKGYSVDIYSSDKDLLQLVDEQITVHLLKKGMREVHDFTPEKLIETYELTHNQMIDLKALMGDASDNIPGIPGVGEKTAIKLLKEYETLENILEHQDDIKGKLGERIREHRDSAIMSKELVTIQLDCDIEYDVDSIAKKDIKTEDLIHFYQDLDLHVFVKKMEMPVKQEESKWNHIELKSVSELEDILNQDLSLHFEFSDYNYHKAELWGIGLSNGNNNYVISADVALSSIGFDMYLKDEKYQKYVYDLKAIKVFLLWNKLDIKGVSFDLLLAAYLINSHLGKEEFKRIVSNFYYEDIQYDDNIYGKGSKKALPEKDIYFHHIASKAKAIYALKDELIKNLKDDEQLDLLKNIELPLSEVLAEMEFEGLRVDKEELSKQKEGLNTRINQLEKEIIHLAGREFNVSSPKQLGEILFEDLDLPNGKKTKTGYSTNVDVLNKLQGKHPIIEKILEYRQLSKLYSTYIIGLEQNLFEDDKVHTIYMQALTTTGRLSSLDPNLQNIPIRTEEGRQIRKIFIPKENHLFLGADYSQIELRVLASMANVKKLIEAFNNHEDIHTKTAKEIFHQDEVDSEQRRAAKAVNFGIIYGIGAWSLSEDIHVSPKEAQRFIDDYLNLYPEIKTYMEDIVTYAKENDYVKTIMNRRRYIPELKSSVYTQRSFGERTALNAPIQGSAADILKKAMIDLYRYLKKENKKSKILLQVHDELILDVVQEELEEMKEIVPKMMRKAVSLKVELETSCDVGKTWYDLK from the coding sequence ATGAAAAAAATTACATTAATAGATGGTAATTCAATTTTATTTAGAGCATATTATGCAACAGCTTACCCTGGTGCTAAATTGATGCAATCCTCAAATGGGACTTACACAAATGCTGTTTTTGCATTTGTAGGTATGTTTGAAAAAATGGTTACATCAGAAACTACAGATGTTTTAGTTGCTTTTGATACAAAAGAACCAACTAAAAGACACATAGCCTATGAAGGCTATAAAGCTGGTAGAACTAAGATGCCAGAAGAACTTGGACAACAAATTCCTTTAGTTAATCAATATATTGATCTTAATGGTGTTGTGGCTTATTCAAAAGCAGGATATGAAGCAGATGATATTATAGGAACATTAGCTAAACAAGCTAGTGCAAAAGGATATAGTGTTGATATATATTCAAGTGATAAAGATTTACTTCAATTAGTTGATGAACAAATTACAGTACATCTATTAAAAAAAGGTATGAGAGAAGTTCATGATTTTACACCTGAAAAACTTATTGAAACATATGAGTTAACACATAATCAGATGATTGATTTAAAAGCACTTATGGGTGATGCCTCAGATAATATACCAGGTATCCCAGGTGTAGGTGAAAAGACAGCGATTAAATTATTAAAAGAATATGAAACACTAGAAAATATATTAGAACATCAAGATGATATCAAAGGTAAATTAGGCGAAAGAATTAGAGAGCACAGAGATAGTGCAATCATGAGTAAAGAATTAGTAACCATACAATTAGATTGCGATATCGAGTATGATGTAGATTCTATTGCAAAAAAAGATATAAAAACAGAAGACTTGATTCATTTTTATCAAGACTTAGATCTTCATGTATTTGTTAAAAAAATGGAAATGCCCGTCAAACAAGAAGAGAGTAAATGGAATCATATAGAACTAAAAAGTGTTAGTGAATTAGAAGATATATTAAATCAAGACTTAAGCCTTCATTTTGAGTTTAGCGATTACAATTATCACAAGGCTGAACTTTGGGGTATTGGCTTATCTAATGGAAATAACAATTATGTCATAAGTGCAGATGTTGCATTATCTTCCATTGGTTTTGATATGTATTTAAAAGACGAAAAATACCAAAAATATGTTTATGATTTAAAGGCAATTAAAGTTTTTCTTTTATGGAATAAACTTGATATCAAAGGTGTAAGTTTTGATTTGTTGCTTGCTGCATATTTAATAAATTCTCATTTGGGAAAAGAAGAATTTAAAAGAATTGTTTCTAACTTTTATTATGAAGATATTCAATATGATGATAATATTTATGGCAAAGGCAGTAAAAAAGCTTTGCCTGAAAAAGATATATATTTCCATCATATCGCTTCAAAAGCAAAAGCAATATATGCATTAAAAGATGAGTTGATAAAAAACTTAAAAGATGATGAACAATTAGATTTATTAAAAAATATTGAATTACCTTTATCTGAAGTTTTAGCAGAAATGGAATTTGAAGGTCTTCGTGTAGATAAAGAAGAATTAAGCAAACAAAAAGAAGGTTTGAACACAAGAATAAATCAACTTGAAAAAGAAATTATTCATTTAGCTGGACGAGAGTTTAATGTTTCTTCTCCTAAGCAATTAGGTGAAATCTTGTTTGAGGATTTAGATCTACCAAATGGTAAGAAAACTAAAACTGGATATTCTACTAATGTTGATGTATTAAATAAATTACAAGGTAAACATCCAATAATTGAAAAAATTTTAGAATATAGACAATTATCAAAACTATATTCAACATATATTATAGGTTTAGAACAAAATCTATTTGAAGATGATAAAGTTCATACCATCTATATGCAAGCATTAACAACAACAGGTAGATTATCTTCACTTGATCCTAATTTACAAAATATTCCTATTAGAACTGAAGAAGGTAGACAGATTAGAAAAATCTTTATACCAAAAGAAAATCATCTATTTTTAGGTGCTGACTATTCTCAAATTGAATTAAGAGTATTAGCAAGCATGGCAAATGTCAAAAAACTTATAGAAGCATTTAATAATCATGAAGATATTCACACAAAAACTGCTAAAGAGATTTTTCATCAAGATGAAGTAGATAGTGAACAAAGAAGAGCAGCAAAAGCTGTAAACTTTGGAATTATATATGGTATTGGAGCTTGGAGTCTATCAGAAGATATTCATGTGAGTCCAAAGGAAGCTCAAAGATTTATAGATGATTACCTAAATTTATATCCCGAGATTAAAACTTATATGGAAGATATCGTTACTTATGCTAAAGAAAACGATTATGTTAAGACAATTATGAATCGTAGAAGATATATCCCTGAATTAAAATCAAGTGTATATACTCAAAGATCATTTGGCGAAAGAACAGCACTTAATGCACCAATTCAAGGAAGTGCTGCAGATATACTGAAAAAAGCAATGATTGATTTATATAGATATCTTAAAAAAGAAAATAAAAAATCTAAAATACTTCTTCAAGTACACGATGAACTTATTCTAGATGTTGTTCAAGAAGAATTAGAAGAAATGAAAGAAATTGTACCAAAGATGATGCGTAAAGCAGTCAGTTTAAAAGTTGAATTAGAGACATCTTGTGATGTCGGAAAAACTTGGTATGATTTAAAATAG
- a CDS encoding ABC transporter ATP-binding protein, protein MLEVKNAKMMYGSLVAVDHLTFTIKPGEIFGLLGTNGAGKTTTFRMIMGLLEPTEGEVLYNGGKIGYHNVNEIGYMIEERSLLTKVTVKELMLYFGQLKDMEPKVILERLDYWLGRFNIVEYKNKKIKELSKGNQQKIQFISAIINNPKLLVLDEPFSGLDPINTEIFVEVVRDFQKQGSMVVFSSHQLDHVESFCEEIIVLEKGEAIISGRIDKVKKDFKKLNISIIGDVEIEKLEAIKGVFKVIENANGIVVKIEDESVSKDVFDYVKTCDHIKKYDVEEPSLSEIFIAKVGHAHEEI, encoded by the coding sequence ATGTTAGAAGTTAAAAATGCTAAAATGATGTATGGTAGTTTAGTCGCTGTAGATCATTTGACATTTACAATAAAACCTGGAGAAATTTTTGGGCTTTTAGGTACCAACGGTGCAGGTAAAACGACAACCTTTAGAATGATTATGGGTCTATTAGAACCAACAGAAGGTGAAGTCTTATATAATGGTGGCAAAATTGGATATCATAATGTCAATGAAATAGGCTATATGATTGAAGAGCGAAGCTTATTGACAAAAGTTACAGTTAAAGAGCTTATGCTTTATTTTGGTCAATTAAAAGATATGGAACCAAAAGTCATATTAGAGCGCCTTGATTATTGGTTAGGACGTTTTAATATTGTTGAATATAAAAATAAAAAGATTAAAGAATTGTCTAAAGGTAATCAACAAAAGATTCAATTCATATCAGCAATTATCAATAACCCTAAACTTTTAGTTCTTGATGAACCATTTAGTGGACTTGATCCAATTAATACTGAAATATTTGTGGAAGTTGTTAGAGATTTTCAAAAACAAGGATCTATGGTTGTTTTTTCATCTCATCAACTTGACCATGTTGAATCTTTTTGTGAAGAAATTATCGTTTTAGAAAAAGGTGAAGCCATTATTAGTGGACGTATTGATAAAGTTAAAAAAGACTTTAAAAAATTAAACATTAGTATTATTGGTGATGTAGAAATAGAAAAATTAGAAGCGATAAAAGGTGTGTTTAAAGTAATCGAAAATGCTAATGGTATCGTTGTTAAAATTGAAGATGAATCTGTTAGTAAAGATGTTTTTGATTATGTTAAGACTTGTGATCATATTAAAAAATATGATGTTGAAGAACCATCTTTATCTGAAATATTTATAGCAAAGGTAGGACACGCACATGAAGAAATTTAA
- the mutM gene encoding DNA-formamidopyrimidine glycosylase: MPELPEVETVRRTLLLKIKDKKIIDIFVLYPNIIKTDITYFMTHVINQTIRDIKRMGKYLIFILDYDVMIMHLRMEGKFYIKQHEDIDKHEHIIFTLDDLSQLRYHDVRKFGTLHVLPIKDYLNVYPLNGLGREPKDQNKLDFYNQIHHTNRPIKGVMLDQHIISGLGNIYVDETLFLAKIHPSRLASKITKKQASDLIDAATKVLAKAVELGGTTIRSYTSSLGVHGRFQNQLNVHTKQGEPCPVCKQEIIKIRVAGRGSYVCPNCQK, translated from the coding sequence ATGCCAGAACTTCCAGAAGTAGAGACGGTAAGACGCACGCTACTTTTAAAAATTAAAGATAAAAAAATCATTGATATCTTTGTTTTATATCCAAATATCATTAAAACAGATATTACATATTTTATGACACATGTAATCAATCAAACGATTAGAGATATCAAAAGAATGGGTAAATACTTAATATTTATATTAGACTATGATGTGATGATTATGCATTTAAGAATGGAAGGCAAATTCTATATTAAACAGCATGAAGACATTGATAAACATGAACATATTATATTTACTCTTGATGATTTGAGCCAACTTAGATATCATGATGTTAGGAAATTTGGAACGCTTCATGTTCTTCCTATTAAAGATTATTTAAATGTATATCCCTTAAATGGTTTAGGACGTGAACCTAAAGATCAAAATAAATTGGATTTTTACAATCAAATTCATCATACTAATAGACCTATTAAAGGTGTTATGCTAGATCAGCATATCATCAGTGGATTAGGTAATATATATGTAGATGAAACACTCTTTTTAGCTAAAATACATCCCAGTAGACTAGCTTCTAAGATAACAAAAAAACAAGCATCAGATTTAATAGATGCGGCAACAAAAGTTTTAGCAAAAGCGGTAGAGCTTGGTGGAACAACCATAAGAAGTTATACATCAAGTTTAGGTGTTCATGGAAGATTTCAAAATCAATTGAATGTGCATACTAAACAAGGAGAACCTTGTCCAGTATGCAAACAAGAAATTATAAAAATTAGAGTAGCGGGTCGTGGATCATATGTCTGTCCAAATTGCCAAAAATAA
- the ylxM gene encoding YlxM family DNA-binding protein yields the protein MESLEKKEQLNQLFDVYHKLLTDKQVQYFKYYYQDDYSLQEIADLANVSRNAIFDQLKKVETHLFSYEEKLQLLLNKQKRLKIIDHLEQTKDLKSLDDLRKLDE from the coding sequence ATGGAATCATTAGAGAAAAAAGAACAACTAAATCAATTATTTGATGTGTATCATAAATTATTAACTGATAAACAAGTTCAATACTTTAAATACTATTATCAAGATGATTACTCATTACAAGAAATTGCGGATTTAGCGAATGTAAGTAGAAATGCAATTTTTGATCAATTAAAAAAAGTGGAAACACATCTTTTTTCTTATGAAGAAAAACTACAATTATTATTAAACAAACAAAAAAGACTCAAAATTATAGATCACTTAGAACAAACCAAAGATTTAAAAAGCTTAGATGATTTAAGAAAGTTGGATGAGTAA
- the ffh gene encoding signal recognition particle protein encodes MAENSLSSRLQMAMRRLTGRGILTEKDIDEMMREVRLSLLEADVNFKVVKQFIANIKEQAVGEKILKGLNPGQQVVKIVHDELKRVMGEDAEGINYASSGITTIMTIGLQGSGKTTAIGKLGVYIRKTEKKNVMFIAADVYRPAAIEQLVTIGKQVGIEVYEEGLKDARDIVTNGLKYAKENKYNCVIIDTAGRLHIDEKMMSELVDVKAIANPNEILLTVDAMTGQDAANIAKSFHEQLNATGAILTKLDGDTRGGAALSIKEVSGIPIKFASSGEHMDTFELFHPERMASRILGMGDVLTLIEKATDAIDEDEAKSMMDKLMSDSFNYNDLLKQFKMIKRMGSMSKILGFMPGMGKIKDAASKIDDKQFDKMSVLITSMTEKERKDPSLIDKSSKRRERVAKGSGMSVQDLNRLRSALDQQKKMMKQMMNMDEKQLDSMSKNPTQAFQKTKQKKGKGKGKGQFRIR; translated from the coding sequence ATGGCAGAGAATTCTTTAAGTTCAAGACTACAAATGGCAATGCGCAGATTAACTGGGCGTGGTATTTTAACTGAAAAAGACATTGATGAAATGATGAGAGAAGTTCGTCTATCATTATTAGAAGCTGATGTCAATTTTAAGGTAGTTAAACAATTTATTGCAAATATAAAAGAACAAGCTGTTGGAGAAAAGATCTTAAAAGGATTGAATCCAGGGCAACAAGTCGTTAAAATAGTTCATGACGAACTAAAGAGAGTCATGGGCGAGGACGCAGAGGGCATTAATTATGCCTCAAGCGGCATAACAACAATTATGACTATTGGTCTTCAAGGTTCAGGTAAAACGACCGCAATTGGCAAATTAGGCGTTTATATAAGAAAGACTGAAAAGAAGAATGTTATGTTTATTGCTGCTGACGTATATCGTCCTGCAGCTATTGAACAATTAGTGACGATTGGTAAGCAAGTTGGCATCGAAGTTTATGAAGAAGGTTTAAAAGATGCTAGAGATATTGTTACTAACGGATTAAAGTATGCAAAAGAGAATAAATATAACTGTGTCATCATCGATACAGCTGGTAGACTTCATATTGATGAAAAGATGATGAGTGAATTAGTAGATGTTAAAGCAATTGCTAATCCTAATGAAATCTTATTAACAGTTGATGCAATGACTGGTCAAGATGCAGCTAATATTGCTAAGAGTTTTCATGAGCAATTAAATGCTACAGGAGCAATCTTAACTAAACTTGATGGAGATACCCGTGGGGGTGCTGCTCTATCTATTAAAGAAGTTTCAGGTATACCAATAAAGTTTGCCTCTAGTGGTGAGCATATGGATACATTTGAACTATTTCATCCAGAGAGAATGGCATCTCGTATTTTAGGTATGGGAGATGTTTTAACATTAATTGAAAAAGCTACAGACGCAATTGATGAAGATGAAGCTAAATCAATGATGGATAAGTTAATGAGTGATTCATTTAACTATAATGATCTATTAAAACAGTTTAAAATGATTAAACGTATGGGTTCTATGAGTAAAATCTTAGGATTTATGCCAGGTATGGGAAAAATCAAAGATGCAGCATCAAAAATTGACGATAAACAATTTGATAAAATGAGTGTATTAATCACTTCAATGACAGAAAAAGAGCGAAAGGACCCATCTTTAATTGATAAGAGTTCAAAAAGAAGAGAAAGGGTTGCAAAAGGCTCTGGCATGAGTGTTCAAGATCTTAACAGATTAAGAAGTGCACTTGATCAACAAAAGAAAATGATGAAACAAATGATGAATATGGACGAAAAACAACTAGATAGCATGTCAAAAAATCCAACTCAAGCATTCCAAAAAACGAAACAAAAAAAGGGTAAAGGTAAAGGAAAGGGTCAATTTAGGATTCGTTGA
- a CDS encoding DnaD domain protein — protein sequence MKNSSTFQLSVHSDLANQDFKVLALLYQPLLGVASHSLFVTFYQLNDKINQKSYTHQQLFDLLNLKQTEFLKMRNKLEALNLLEVYQENDAYIYVMKTPLSAKQFLLDTVFGSYLQSEIGEKNVDMLANLFKIETPKLEGYTNITKPFDSMYEFKSLNLLKLDYEFQGRKQNGGSHIGNHFDFNAFVEALPERLKNSQLLNQKLQQQISKIAFVYQFDVKDMVEVYIHASQSRQTINFQALNHKAKLHYESKNQTLEIKEKDIPKTDLIKNIPPQVIIQKYSKTDTQGIALSTATLLIERNHVDPGIINVILMLVLKQKDGVLPGLKYMETVLHDWLNRGIQTTEDALNHSTQLENQWVNKKKAKKISEPDWMDDYVKELEKMEA from the coding sequence ATGAAGAATAGTTCAACTTTCCAATTAAGCGTTCATTCAGATCTTGCTAATCAAGACTTTAAAGTGTTAGCCCTTCTTTATCAACCATTATTAGGTGTAGCATCACATTCTTTATTCGTAACATTTTATCAACTAAACGATAAAATTAATCAAAAGAGTTATACACATCAACAATTATTTGATTTATTAAATTTAAAGCAAACAGAATTCTTAAAAATGCGTAATAAATTAGAAGCATTGAATCTACTTGAAGTTTATCAAGAAAATGATGCATATATTTATGTCATGAAGACACCATTATCTGCTAAACAATTCTTACTTGATACAGTTTTTGGTAGTTATCTACAATCAGAAATTGGGGAAAAAAATGTTGATATGCTTGCGAATTTATTTAAAATCGAAACACCAAAATTAGAAGGATATACAAACATAACAAAACCTTTCGATAGTATGTATGAATTTAAGAGTTTAAATTTATTAAAACTTGATTATGAATTCCAAGGTAGGAAACAAAATGGCGGTAGTCATATTGGTAATCATTTTGATTTCAATGCTTTTGTTGAAGCACTACCAGAGCGTTTAAAAAATTCACAATTATTAAACCAAAAATTACAACAACAAATATCAAAAATAGCATTTGTGTATCAATTTGATGTAAAAGATATGGTAGAAGTTTATATTCATGCATCACAATCAAGACAAACTATAAACTTTCAAGCATTAAATCACAAAGCAAAATTACATTATGAAAGCAAAAATCAAACACTTGAGATTAAAGAAAAAGACATACCTAAAACTGATTTAATTAAAAATATACCTCCTCAAGTGATTATTCAAAAATATAGTAAAACAGATACTCAAGGTATTGCATTATCAACTGCAACACTTTTAATTGAAAGAAATCACGTTGATCCAGGTATTATAAATGTCATCTTAATGCTTGTTTTAAAACAAAAAGATGGCGTGCTTCCTGGATTAAAATATATGGAAACTGTTTTGCATGATTGGCTAAACAGAGGTATTCAAACGACTGAAGATGCACTGAATCATTCAACTCAATTAGAAAACCAATGGGTCAACAAGAAAAAAGCTAAAAAGATTAGTGAACCTGACTGGATGGATGATTACGTGAAAGAATTAGAGAAAATGGAGGCGTAG
- the dnaI gene encoding primosomal protein DnaI, translating into MTIAEMRQFIGKNQETKSLEVLDVDVNKVYQYLVRKKEKPVVDGYEVVLRTEPYIEIVYRPTKEKAFELKKERIRRNLKFYDSEVYIQDASISEFDCFNEERQKAHDLAAQFLENYRKDHYEKGMLIYGRYGTGKSYLLSAIAQELALKNIAVLFVYVPDLIRSIRQGMNDGNLEERINKLKQADILMLDDFGGENMSPWFRDEIIVPVLQYRLSAKLPVFMSSNFSLVQLLEALTLTKDETNRMKAGRLIQRIKDLMHYVKLSEEPFTRDK; encoded by the coding sequence ATGACAATTGCTGAAATGCGACAATTCATTGGTAAAAATCAAGAGACTAAAAGCTTAGAAGTTTTAGATGTTGATGTAAACAAAGTTTATCAATATCTGGTTCGAAAAAAAGAAAAACCGGTAGTTGATGGCTATGAAGTTGTTTTGCGCACTGAACCTTATATCGAGATTGTTTATCGTCCAACAAAAGAAAAAGCTTTTGAACTTAAAAAAGAAAGAATCAGAAGAAACTTGAAATTTTATGATAGTGAAGTTTATATTCAAGATGCAAGTATTTCTGAATTTGATTGTTTTAATGAAGAAAGACAAAAAGCACATGATCTTGCAGCACAATTTCTTGAGAACTATAGAAAAGATCATTATGAAAAAGGTATGCTTATATATGGAAGATATGGAACAGGTAAATCATATTTATTATCTGCTATAGCTCAAGAACTCGCATTAAAAAATATAGCAGTTTTATTTGTATATGTTCCTGATTTGATTCGTTCAATCCGTCAAGGAATGAATGATGGGAACTTAGAAGAACGTATTAATAAACTAAAACAAGCAGATATATTAATGCTAGATGATTTTGGTGGAGAAAACATGAGTCCATGGTTTAGAGATGAAATCATTGTACCAGTGCTTCAATATCGTTTATCAGCTAAACTTCCAGTATTTATGAGTTCTAATTTTTCACTTGTACAACTTCTAGAAGCTCTAACACTTACAAAAGATGAAACCAATAGAATGAAAGCTGGTAGACTTATACAAAGAATTAAAGATTTAATGCATTATGTCAAATTATCAGAAGAACCATTTACACGTGATAAATAA
- the thrS gene encoding threonine--tRNA ligase: MIQIKFPDGSKKEYEKGITPLEIAQSIAMSLAKKAIAAVFNDAYVELSRELLEDGTLAILTEKDEKSLDIINHSTAHLMAQAITNLYPGACFGVGPYIEEGFYYDVDFNDEKINDEDLLKIEKEMHKLAEAAFDIKREEVSYEQAKKIFKNDPYKLEIIEDYKDQQLTVYHQGDFVDLCRGGHVLNTKQIKHFKLLNLAGAYWRGNSNNKMLVRIYGTSFFSKKALDEHLVLLEERKLRDHRKLGKELDIFMISKEAGQGLPFWLPKGATIRRVIERYITDVEISLGYLHVYTPILANVDLYKTSGHWDHYQDSMFPPMDMGDGEMLVIRPMNCPHHMLLYKNDVHSYRELPLRIAELGMMHRYEKSGALSGLQRVREMTLNDAHIFVRPDQIKDEFKRTMELLLTVYEDFNITDYKFRLSYRDPLDTEKYFPNDEMWNKAEKMLKEALDEFGIEYYEAYGEAAFYGPKLDVQVKTALGNSETLSTIQLDFLLPERFDLTYVGEDGKNDQRPVVIHRGIVSTMERFVAYLIEEYKGAFPFWLAPVQVKIIPVNVEAHMDYVKKVHDTLKYKYFRVESDLREEKLGYKIRETQTQKIPYSLVLGDNEVEEGLVTYRKYGEQKQTTITLDEFIAMISKELKSSLK, encoded by the coding sequence ATGATTCAAATTAAGTTTCCAGATGGAAGTAAAAAAGAGTATGAAAAAGGCATTACACCTTTAGAGATTGCCCAAAGTATCGCGATGTCTTTAGCTAAAAAAGCTATAGCAGCTGTTTTTAATGATGCTTATGTAGAATTATCAAGAGAATTATTAGAAGATGGAACATTAGCGATTTTAACTGAAAAAGATGAAAAGTCCTTAGATATTATCAATCACTCAACGGCACATTTAATGGCTCAAGCCATTACTAATCTTTATCCAGGTGCTTGTTTTGGTGTTGGACCTTATATCGAAGAAGGTTTTTATTATGATGTAGATTTTAATGATGAAAAGATTAATGATGAAGATTTATTAAAAATCGAAAAAGAGATGCATAAATTAGCTGAAGCAGCTTTTGATATCAAAAGAGAAGAAGTTTCTTATGAACAAGCTAAAAAGATTTTTAAAAACGACCCATATAAACTAGAAATTATTGAAGATTATAAAGATCAACAATTAACAGTTTATCATCAAGGAGATTTTGTTGATCTTTGTCGTGGTGGTCATGTTTTAAATACCAAACAAATTAAACATTTTAAATTATTAAACCTAGCTGGTGCATATTGGAGAGGTAATAGTAATAATAAAATGTTAGTTAGAATTTATGGCACAAGCTTTTTTAGTAAAAAAGCATTAGATGAACACTTAGTATTATTAGAAGAAAGAAAGCTAAGAGATCACCGTAAATTAGGTAAAGAATTAGATATCTTTATGATTTCTAAAGAAGCTGGTCAAGGTCTACCTTTCTGGTTACCTAAAGGAGCAACCATTCGTAGAGTCATTGAAAGATATATCACAGATGTTGAAATATCTTTAGGTTATTTACATGTATATACTCCTATTTTGGCCAATGTAGATTTATATAAAACATCAGGACACTGGGATCATTATCAAGATTCAATGTTTCCTCCAATGGATATGGGCGATGGTGAAATGCTAGTCATTAGACCAATGAACTGTCCACATCATATGTTACTTTATAAAAATGATGTTCATTCTTATAGAGAACTTCCTTTAAGAATTGCTGAATTAGGCATGATGCATCGTTATGAAAAAAGTGGAGCATTATCAGGATTACAAAGAGTTAGAGAAATGACTTTGAATGATGCACATATATTTGTTAGACCTGATCAAATCAAAGATGAGTTCAAAAGAACAATGGAATTACTTCTAACTGTTTATGAAGACTTTAATATTACTGATTACAAATTTAGATTAAGTTATCGTGATCCACTAGATACTGAAAAGTATTTCCCAAATGATGAAATGTGGAATAAAGCAGAAAAGATGTTAAAAGAAGCATTGGATGAATTTGGAATAGAATATTACGAAGCATATGGTGAAGCAGCATTTTATGGTCCAAAATTAGATGTTCAAGTTAAAACAGCTTTAGGTAATAGTGAAACACTATCAACTATTCAATTAGACTTCTTACTTCCTGAACGTTTTGATCTAACTTATGTTGGTGAAGATGGTAAAAATGATCAAAGACCAGTAGTCATTCATAGAGGTATAGTCTCTACGATGGAACGCTTTGTAGCATACTTAATAGAAGAATATAAAGGGGCATTCCCTTTCTGGTTAGCACCAGTTCAAGTTAAGATTATTCCTGTTAATGTAGAGGCTCATATGGATTATGTTAAAAAAGTACATGATACATTAAAATATAAGTATTTTAGAGTAGAAAGTGACTTAAGAGAAGAAAAACTTGGTTATAAGATTAGAGAAACACAAACACAAAAAATACCTTATTCACTTGTTTTAGGGGATAACGAAGTAGAAGAAGGATTGGTCACTTATCGTAAATATGGTGAACAAAAACAAACGACTATTACATTAGATGAATTTATAGCAATGATATCTAAAGAGTTAAAGAGTAGTTTAAAATAA
- the coaE gene encoding dephospho-CoA kinase (Dephospho-CoA kinase (CoaE) performs the final step in coenzyme A biosynthesis.) produces the protein MSVQIAKNKPYIVGLTGGIASGKSTAAAYIKSLNIKVIDSDEIVKNLWKENNEMILKAESLFGFSIKTDADKEKIKKAMCEDKRLRLKLNEITHPFVFKEIKRQLLTFENEKIVVIDMPLLFEVSYEKKCDITCLVYVSKNIQLMRLMSRDDMLEKDAKKLINCQLSLEHKKMKADVIFDNESDLDYLYFQIDQFLRGLKL, from the coding sequence ATGTCTGTCCAAATTGCCAAAAATAAACCTTATATTGTCGGCTTAACAGGTGGAATTGCATCTGGTAAATCAACAGCAGCAGCTTACATTAAATCACTAAATATCAAAGTTATAGATAGTGATGAAATCGTAAAAAATCTGTGGAAAGAAAACAATGAGATGATTTTGAAAGCAGAGTCTCTTTTTGGCTTTTCTATAAAAACAGATGCTGACAAGGAAAAAATTAAAAAGGCAATGTGTGAAGACAAAAGATTAAGATTAAAACTTAATGAAATCACGCATCCATTTGTATTTAAAGAAATCAAAAGACAACTATTAACTTTTGAAAATGAAAAAATAGTAGTTATTGATATGCCACTATTATTTGAAGTATCATATGAAAAAAAATGTGATATAACATGTTTAGTATATGTATCAAAAAACATTCAATTAATGCGATTGATGTCTAGAGATGATATGCTAGAAAAAGATGCTAAAAAACTTATCAATTGTCAACTAAGCTTGGAACATAAAAAAATGAAAGCTGATGTTATTTTTGATAACGAAAGTGATCTTGATTATTTATATTTTCAAATCGATCAATTTTTGAGAGGTTTAAAATTATGA